One Xiphophorus hellerii strain 12219 chromosome 1, Xiphophorus_hellerii-4.1, whole genome shotgun sequence DNA segment encodes these proteins:
- the tmem81 gene encoding transmembrane protein 81: MHVSTVTLHFLLFLHLLLPVDMEEEEDKVPLEVITESSPCSMTCGLGVKTQTLCLLKDGKAAMENTEGKEGSKSSISKTCRSQQVQCVESWQCGLKTMTVTSGQRVEIDCLGEVMAAMGAFSWRVSWRYARGVISSDDSLFDRWKAPDLHRVVLDPVREKDAGTYRCDVQDTNYRRRKTAYWGVRVLPAGVVNLDYQSSLSQWDVSGRRADGSGVLQLAAGRVLLYAVVICFILTGFWIGLIFLYKTVRCRRQKNERKTEMMQLEKYILK; encoded by the exons ATGCATGTTAGCACCGTTACGCTTCACTTCCTGCTCTTCTTGCACCTTCTTCTTCCTGTTGacatggaggaagaggaggataaAGTCCCTCTGGAGGTCATCACTGAGAGCTCTCCCTGCAGCATGACCTGTGGACTGGGGgtcaaaacacaaactctgtGCTTGCTAAAGGACGGCAAGGCAGCGATGGAAAACACAGAAGGAAAG GAGGGCAGTAAGTCCAGCATATCAAAGACATGTAGGAGCCAACAAGTGCAGTGTGTGGAGTCGTGGCAGTGTGGACTGAAGACCATGACTGTGACCTCCGGTCAGCGAGTGGAGATCGACTGTTTGGGAGAAGTCATGGCGGCAATGGGAGCGTTCTCCTGGAG GGTTTCGTGGCGTTACGCTCGAGGAGTAATCAGCTCAGACGATTCTCTGTTTGATCGCTGGAAGGCCCCTGATCTGCATCGAGTGGTTCTGGACCCCGTCAGAGAGAAGGATGCAG GTACGTATCGCTGTGACGTTCAGGACACCAACTATCGCAGAAGGAAGACAGCTTACTGGGGCGTCCGTGTTTTACCGGCGGGGGTCGTCAACCTGGACTACCAAAGCTCTCTGTCGCAGTGGGACGTGTCTGGAAGACGGGCCGACGGCAGCGGTGTGCTGCAGCTGGCCGCCGGGAGAGTTCTCCTCTACGCT GTGGTGATTTGTTTCATCTTGACAGGCTTCTGGATTGGACTAATATTCCTCTACAAGACAGTACGCTGCAGACggcagaaaaatgaaagaaagacagagatGATGCAgttggaaaaatatattttaaaataa